Genomic DNA from uncultured Acetobacterium sp.:
TAATTCCATTTTTATCTATATATAGTATCTATTTATAACGAGAAGATAATTATTATCAGTATACCACTTAATAATCACCATCATTCCAGCCTAATATTTTAATCAGACGTAATTCTGAATAACCATAGGCACTGGCCGGATAATTGATTCGATCCGTTGTGTTTGAATTGATGAGATAATCCAGCATGTTCCCATCATTATCGGTGACTACATCTGTAATAATAACCGAATGGAGCCATTCATCGTCCTGCCCGTACTGTAAAATATCGCCGACCGCTCCGCTATAGACATTGTCATCCACGATGGCCGACAACCCATAACCATCATTTTCACTGGCATAGGTATAAAATTCTTCGACACCGGCCCAGGCAGGGCTTCGACCCGTCTCGTATTCATCAAGATCTACTTCCTCGCCATACCATTTCCACTGGGTATTAACATCACCAAAATAATCCATTGGAATTCCCCCGGCATAAAGGCACTGGGAAATATAGTTATTGCAATTACCGCCATAGGTGTCATAAACACCAAATTTATTATCATTACGAACGACTTCGACAGGATCAACCCATCTCATGGCATAATCGATCGCTGCAACGGCATCATACTCGTTGTCAACTTCAGGTTCCCAGCTTTCCACTTCCCCAGAATTAAAGGATTCTTTTTCCGATGATAACTCTTCAACCACCGATAAAGAATTATCCAACAAACCTTCTGCCACGACCTCCGGTTCTTCATAACTGTCGGCAATAGCTTCTTCCAGCATCAGAAAACTGTCTTCTTCTTTATAATGCTCTGATACTACGTAACCATCTGCTGTTTTATCTAAATAAAAAGTATGGGCAATCCCTGAACTTGAGGAATCTACATCCGGAATGAAAGCAAAATTTACCGTATGATCTTCAAGTAAAGCCACTTCGACCATACCCGCTTCTTCATTGATACGTGTAATAGTTAAACCACATTGGTAATCGGTCATTTTAAGATCATTGCTCTGATTAAGTCGCATTCTAATTAGATAATCCATGGCACTTTGATTAATCCAGGCATTTTCACTGGATGGGTCTTCAAACAATGCCGTTATATCTGTCGTTTCCAGATTTGCGGTTGCCTGAAAATAAGCTTCGAAGTATTCTGTTATGGGTTTAAGCATTTCATCATCCATTTCCTCCTCACCTTCACGAAGCTTTATCGCGCCACTGTCTGCCCCTGGATTTTCACCGATTGAATTATCGCTTAAACTTTCCGGAAGGGAGTAAGAATTAGCCAGTACCCCAACACAAATGACGCCCATCGCCATTAGTGTCATTAATACAAGACAGATGACAACACGTTTCCTTTTTCGTTTTAAAATTCTTCTTCTTTTCATAATCTCTTCCCTTTCCAGCATTTGTAACAATTATATATCTTAAATGTGTTTTTCTTGTGAACGTATTATGAATATCCCAAAATAAAACTTTTTCTCAAAAAATAAAAAAAAACAGCTCTCGCTGTCATCTTTTTTAAGTGGTGGTGCCCAAAGGCGGAATCGAACCACCGACACGGGGATTTTCAGTCCCCTGCTCTACCGACTGAGCTATTTGGGCATATAGTTTTTTCTCGAAAATTTGGCAAAAAAATATGGTGGGCCTTCAGGGGCTCGAACCCCGGACCTACCGGTTATGAGCCGGTTGCTCTAACCAACTGAGCTAAAGGCCCCCAAAATACATTTAAAAAAAATGGTCGAGGTGAGAGGATTCGAACCTCCGGCCCCATGGTCCCAAACCATGTGCGCTACCAAACTGCGCTACACCTCGATACAATACTTATCTATTATAAATGTTTTTTCGGTTTCTGTCAAGGACTTTTTTATCTTTTTTTCTTTCAGATAATGCTTATCTTTGACGACTTGCTTATTATAGCACGTCTAAATAACCTAATGCAAGTCTTTTTTTCACAAAAGAATTATTTTTTTAATTCTTTTGTGAAAAAGTCCTGGGCTATTTATTTTTCCAGAATGGTGGACTTTGCTGTACTTTTTTCTTTCGCACAGCGGTTTAAAAGCGTTTCGACTTTATCCACTATCCAACTAAAAGTTTTCAGCAGCGGATAGATATCTAGAATCGTGATTCCCAGAATGATAAACATGGCTGGTATGAACTCCTGAATTGGCAGAAGAAAAAACAAATCTTCTAAAAATAATACGCAGCATAAAAATGAAACGGTCATGGCAAAGAATAACGCCCATCGTTTATTATCCAGTGGCTGGCAGACTCGAAAAAGAATGACCAGACCAATCAATCCGGTGGAGATCACTGCCAAAGTTGACACCTGCTCGTGATTTAGGGGCAAATAAGAACCGATAATCATAATCATGACGACATTAAATACCACCGTGAGGGCTCCCGGCAGCGATTTCTTCAAAACCTTTTCCAGAAAATTACCAGTAACCCGGTTTTTGTTCGGTTCCAGTGCCAAAAACACCGAAGGGGCACCAATCGTCAGGGCACTGATTAACGTTAATTGAATCGGAACAAAGGGATAGGCCTCGTTGGCAATAATCACAATCACCGCCAACATCAACGAAAACATCGTCTTCACTAAAAATAGCGATGCCGCCCGGGTAATGTTGTTGATCACCCGCCGTCCTTCCATCAGAACCCGTGTAAAACTGGCAAAATTGGAATCCAGTAGTACCAATTGGGCAACCTGACGGACAGCGTCGCTCCCCTCGGCCATGGCAATACTACAGTCAGCCTCTCTCAAAGCTAAAACATCATTGACACCATCACCTGTCATAGCCACCGTATGGCCATCATTTTTAATCGCCTCAATTAAAAGCCGTTTCTGTCCTGGCGTTACCCGACCAAAAACCGAGTATTTAAGGGCGGCGTCACGAACCGCTTCATCTTCAGTCAAGGTTGAAGCATCGACATAATTGTCCCAATCCAAAAGACCGGCCCGATGAGCTACCTGAGATACCGTTACCGGATTGTCGCCGGAAATTACCTTGATTTCAACGCCCTGGTTTCTGAAAAATTCCAGGGTTTTCTTAGCTTCCTGGCGAATTTTATCGCCCATTGGCAGCAATGCAATGGTTTTTATTGCCTTTGGCAAACTGCCATCTTCATTAAATGGTTCGGTTGAATGGCCCAGCATTAACACCCGGTTGCCCTCGCTGGCGTAACATTCAACTTTATCCTGAATTTCAGGATAGCGGTCGCCTAAAATAAATTCCGGTGCACCAATAACAAAGGTGCCTTTTTCGGCAAAAAAAGCGCCGCTCCATTTTCGGTCCGATGAAAACGGAATAACCCGATCACATTTCCATTTTGGAGCCTCGCCTTTACAGCTTTCAGATAATGCCCGATAGGTCGCATTGTCATCTTTCAGGTTGGCAATCAAAGCCCGAATCGCCTGAACGGGGTTTTGGTCGTGACTGATGGTTTCCATTGACAATACTTCCAGATTACCTTCGGTGATGGTTCCGGTTTTGTCCAGACAAAGCACATCCACCCGGGCTAAAGTCTCAATGCAATAGAGCTCCTGAACTAAAGTTTTGTGTTGTCCTAATCGGATTACCCCAACCGCCAGAGCCACACTGGTTAAGAGCACCAGTCCCTCGGGAATCATCCCAATCAGGGCCGCCACCGTTCCGGTAACCCCAGCCTGAAGCGGCAGTTCCTGAACGATTAGTTGTTTATAGAGAAGCAGCAGGCCAATTGGCACAATGACAATACTGATTGTTTTCATAATAAAGCCCAAAGCTTTCATTATTTCAGAATTGGGTTTCTTTGCCACCTTAACGGCTTCAACCAATTTTGACGCATAATTGTCCAGACCAACTTGAGTGACCTGGACTGTGGCTTCTCCAGACACGACAAAACTACCTGAGAAAAGTTCGTCTCCTTGATATTTCATAATTGAGTCTGATTCGCCAGTGAGCAGGGATTCATTGACTTCCAGTTCCCCTTTGACCACTTGGGAATCCGAAGGGATCTGTTTTCCGGCCTTAAGAACCAGAATATCATCCAGGACAATTTTCTCAAAGACGATCTCCTGAGAATTGCCATCCCGCAATACGGTGACATGGGGTTGTGAGATTAGTGAGAGCTTGTCGATGGTTTTTTTCGCCTTTATTTCCTGTGTGATGCCAATAAATGTATTAATGATAACAATATTAATAAACAAAAGATTTTGAAATGACTGAACGAAAATAACCATCAATGCCAGCACGATGTTAAGAATATTAAATAAGGTTAAGGTATTATCTTTGATAATTTTGCCGATTGTTTTCGTCTTGGATTGTGGTTGAATATTAACCTTGCCGGCTTTTGCCCTTTCTTCAACCTGGGCTTGGGTTAGTCCAATTTCAGGGTTGATGTTATTTTCCATTAAATCCTCCAGTAATTTTATTCGCTGTCTGGATTATATCATCACAATCTTAAAAAACCTTGTAGCACACATGGTTTGCAATATAGAAATAGCTTACCTAAAACATAAGGTTAACGTAGTACCGACAATTGTTACATCATGTTGTATGCCGCAGATTAACAATTGGTCGGTACGGCAAGTGTACATCCCGCAATTTTTGAGACAAAAAAAGAAGCCTGCCCCACGGACAAACCTCTTTATATTTGTATTGATTAAATTTTTTACTACGCCAGACTTTCTCTGACCACTTGATTAACAAGCTTTCCATCCGCACGACCTTTAACCTTCGGCATCAGGGCACTCATAATTTTTCCCATGTCTTTTGCGTCAACTGCTCCGGTTTCTTGAATAGTTTCAGTCACAATCACTTTGATTTCATCAATCGTTAATTGTGTAGGAAGGTAGCCCTCGATGATTTCTATTTCTTCGCGAGCCTGCTGGATTAAATCGTCTCTTTGAGCTTTCTCAAATTCGGCCAGGCCATCCCGACGTTGTTTGAGCTGTTTTGCAATAATTTCAAGTATCTGATCATCTCCCAGTTCCACTTTCTGATCCTTTTCGACTTGTAAAATAGCCGCCCGAATCATGGTTACTGTCGATTTTTTGACCTTATCCTTTTCCTTCATTGCTGTTTTCAAATCAGCCTGTAATTGATCCTTTAATACCAATTGGTCACATCCTATCTTTTTTTCATCTTTCTTTTTCTAGCTGCTTCTGATTTTCTTTTTCGCTTCACGCTTGGCTTTTCATAATGCTCTCTTTTGCGAATTTCAGACATAACCCCAGCCATTGCTGTTTTTCTTTTAAAACGTCGCAATGCACTTTCGAGTGTTTCATTTTCTTTAATTTTTACTTCAGACATTTTCAACCCCCCCCTCTAATCCGTTGCTAATTTCCGGAACTGTTAATTAACATGGTATGAGTCAAAGTATATTATACGCAATATTTCAGTCGCTGTCAATTATTTTTCAACCTGGAGGCCATAATAATGGTCGACCACCCAATAAATGGTAATGTAAATGGGGCACGGTCTGATTTCCATCTTTTCCACAGTTGTTTACAAGACGAAAACCGGTTTTGGCAATGCCTAGTTTCAAGGCAATTCGATTGGCCACTGTATGCATGTGACAAATGATATCATTTCCTGCTGGTACAGATAATAGTGAATCAAAATGCTCTTTGGGAATAATAATCACATGTACCGGAGCCTGGGGTGCAATATCATTAAAGGCGATGACCAAGTCATCTTCAAAAATAATATCTGCCGGAATCTCTTTATTCACAATTTTACAGAAAATACAGTCTTTGGACATATTTTTTCCTCCTAATATATAGATTCTCCGATTAACTTGTCAGAATACCGATTAGAATATGATACCCTAACTTTTATAATTCTACCATTAATTTTTTCGTCTGTCTTCAGAAAAACAGGAACATAGTTCTTGGTATGGCCCTCATAACCAGCTTCATCGTGGGTTGCTTCAAACAAAACCTCGACTACCAAACCATCATTTTTCTTAAGAAAAGCTTCTTCCAGTTCCCGCGATAAATCACTGAGCTGATGACTTCGCCTGTTTTTAATGGTTTCATCCACCTGGTCTTTAAACGCTGCAGCTTTGGTGCCGGAACGACGAGAATATTTAAAAACATGGATTTGATAAAAGCCGACTGCTTTTGCAAAAACCAGAGTCGCATTGAATTCGGCTTCGGTTTCTCCAGGAAAGCCAACCATAATATCGGTCGTGATCGCCGCCAGCGGGAAAACCGCCCGGATTTCATCGACAATCGCCAGATATTCGGCAGTGGTGTAGCGACGCCCCATTCGTTTCAGGACCGGATCACTGCCACTTTGCAACGATAGGTGAAAATGAGGACAAAAGCTTTCCAGGGCTGCCAACCGTTTCAGCCGCTCTGGAGTGATATATTTCGGTTCCAGGGACCCCAGTCGGATTCGCTTAAGACCATCGATTTGATCAAGGGCTTCCAGTAGTCCGATCAGATCGGTTTTATTCTGATCATTCGTGTCAATCCCCGATTGATCCACGCCATAGGAGGCAATATGAATCCCCGAAATGATCACCTCCTGATACCCCATGGCAATCACCCGATTGACCTCATCGATGATCTGTTCCTGCTTGCGGCTTCGCACCGGTCCTCTGGCAAAAGGAACAATACAATAGGTACAAAACTGATTGCAGCCTTCTTGAATTTTAATAAAGGCCCGGGTTTTTCCTTTGACCTCAGAGATCATCAGAGGTTCAAAGATCTTCTCGTCCATAATATCCGAAACAAAATCCCGCTGCTGGGCGTCCTGCAAATGAGTATCAATATAGGTTAAAATATCGCCCCGATTTTTGGTGCCAATCATTAGATCCACTTCGGCTATTTTTTCAACCTCTTCGGGGGCCACCTGAACATAGCAACCGACCGCGCAGATCACGGCATCCGGATTCATCCGCTTGGCTTTTCGCATCATTTTTCGGGACTTCTGATCGCCCAGATGGGTCACGGTACAGGTATTTATCACATAGACATCGGCCAGCTGATTAAAATCGACAATCGCATATCCGGCACCTTCAAAAATTTCCATCATCGCTTCGCTGTCATAGGTGTTTACCTTACATCCCAAGGTCATAAACGCTACTTTTCTTTGAGTAATATTCATACTTAAATTGACACACCTCACTTCCAAAAATTCAATTGGCTGAGCACCACCATTCCAGCCGTTTCGGTTCTTAAGATCCGGGTTCCCAAGGACACGCTGATAATCCCGGCAGCTTGGCAGGCCTCAGCCTCCTGGGGATCAAATCCACCTTCCGGGCCGATGATCACGCCAATTTTAAGACATTTGCCCGCTTCACTCTTTTTCTCAAACTCCATCAAGGCCGCCTTCAGGGACCGTTTGTTTTCATCCTCATAGGCTAACACGAGTAAATCAAAATGAGCTACTTCTTTTAGCACATTTTTCAAGGTTTGGGGATCTTTAACTGCCGGAATAATCCCCCGTTTGGACTGCTTGGCCGCTTCATAGGCGATCCGCTGCCAACGCTCGATTTTTTTATCTTTCTTATCCGTAATCTGGGAAATGGCCCGCATCGAAGAAAAGGGGACAATTTCGGCCACCCCCAGCTCCACACATTTCTGAATAATCACTTCCATTTTTGTGCCTTTGGGCAATCCCTGAAACAGCGTGACCGAAAGCTCCGAGTTTTCCCCCAGAGAAGGATACCGCTCTTTAATAATGCCCGAAATTGTCTGATCTCCGGGCGTGTTTAAAACGACCTGATAATCTGTCCCTTTGCTGTCGCAAACTTCGATCACATCGTCTTTGCCCAAACGCAATACCTTGGTGATGTGTTTGAAGTCCTCCCCGGAAATAACAATGGACTGCTCCGTAATCTGACCGGGTTCAATAAAAAAACGATGCATACTAGTCTCGCTTCTGGGCAACCACGCCAACCCATTCGCCCATTTGTTGAACAAAAAGGAGCTTGAAGTTTTCTGCTTCCAGGGCATTGAGCACATCAGCCAACCGGTCAATAATAATTCCCGAAGAGATAAAAATGCCATTTTCTTTCAGATAGGGTCGGATGATGCCGGATAATTCCACAATGGCAGCCGCCAGAATATTCGCCACAATCACATCAGCTTGTTCATCGATGACATCCAACAGGTTTCCCTCCCGAATTTCGACCATATCACCGAGATCATTGAGTTCCGCATTTTCTCGGGCAATTTTTACGGCCAGGGTGTCAAAATCCACTGCCACCACTTTTTTCGCATGCAGTTTACCCGCAATTAATGACAGTACTCCGGTACCGCAGCCGATATCCAGCACCACATCCCCGGGTTTAATGTATTCTTCCAGTTTAATGGCGCAAAGCTGAGTCGTTTCATGGGTCCCGGTTCCAAAGGCCATTCCGGGATCGATATTGATGACAATCTCATCGCCATCTGCTTCGTATTCTTCCCAGGTTGGTTTGATAACGATGCTTTTTCCCATCTTGGTGGGTTTGTAAAATTTTTTCCAGGAGTTGGCCCAGTCTTCTTCTTCCACTTCTGTGATCATCATCTCACAGGCACCAGGATCTAGACCAAAGGATGGCAGCATTTTAACCGAGGTAATCAGTTTGTGCACCGCTTCTTCGGTATCTTCCACCTCACTGAAATATCCCCGCACAATGGAAACATTGGGATCAATTTCCAGAAGCGATTCATCCACAAAATTAACCTTGGGATCTTGTTGAATTAATAACGCATCCTGCAGGGTCTGGATAGCAACGCCATCTGCCCCGGCATCATAAAAAGCATTGACCACCGCTTCCTCAGCTTCCAGTGTTGTTGTGATTTGAACTTCTTTCCAAAGCATTCCCTTACCTCCAATTAAATCATTGTGGTATTATACCACTTTTTCCGCATGTTTAACAATTGATCATTATAACTCATTTTGCTTATAAAAGAAAGGTTTTTTACTTTTAGATACTTAGTTTTTTGGCTGGTTCGTAGGGGCGATTATCAAACACCCGCCCTTACGAACTCTAAAATCAGCTGCATTAAATTTAGTCTCGACAATTGTTACATCATGTTGTTTGCATCAGATAAACAATTGGTCGGTACGGCACATCGAAACAACAGAAATTTTTTGCCTGCTTAATGTAAAATATGGTTAATGGATGTAACGGGTTCCAATTTAATGCTATAATAATTTTAATTAACATCAAAATACGATTAAGAAAAGGTGACCAACATGGAAACTGAAAAAAAGAAGCGATCCATCCAAGAATACGTTCCTGGTAAACAGGTTACACTTGCCCATATAATTGCAAAACCTAAAAATGATATTTATATTAAACTGGGTTTAGATGACGAAGCCGCTGATGCCATTGGTATTTTAACCATCACGCCAAGCGAAGCTGCCATTATCGCTGCGGATGCCGCAACCAAAGCTGCGCCAGTGGAAATCGGATTTTTAGACCGTTTCAGCGGTTCGCTGGTTATTACCGGACGGGTCAGTGATGTGAAAGCAGCCGTCACCGAAATCCTCAATACCCTTAACCATATTTTAGGATTCGATATTCCTAAAATCACCTACTCTTAATCTATGGCAAGTAATAAAAAGCGGGTGGCCTTGATCGGAAAAATCGGCAGCGGAAAAACCACCCTCATGCAACGGCTCAACGAAGAAGAACTCAAATACTCCAAAACCCAAATGGTCAGTTACTATGACGATTTCATTGATACGCCGGGAGAATTTATTGAACTCCCGTTTTTTTCACGTCAGGCCATCAACATCACCATGGACGCCGGGCTGGTAATCCTCGTCAACTCCTGCGTTGACCCTCAGAATGCGGTTCCCCCCAACTTTGTCCACACCTACAACATTCCCTCGATCGGCGTGATTACCAAAACCGATTTGGGAGAATGCAATATTAAACGGAGTCGAAATCTGCTGATTTATGCTGGCATCAATCCCAAACACATCTATGTTGTCAGCTCATATAATGGTGAGGGCATCGCCGAACTGGAGGCTGCCATCCATCACTTTATGGATCCTCATCGCAATAAATAATGATACGAACAGTTACAGCCATAGAACAAGTGCCGTGGGCTTTTCGATCAGTTTCGCACGAAACAATTTTTACACTGTACGGCGTACAGGCTACCGCCTGTTCGCCTACACGTTACAAAATTGTTTGCGGAAACTGAACGTAAAGCAATCAATGTTCGATGTTTATGAATTTCACAATTAGCTGATATGAACAAATACTATAAAAGGAAGTGAAAAATATGACCTTTGACAGCTATGGCAATTTAACAGTGACGGGCGTTGCCGACTACCTTAAAGAAAAAGAAATCTTCCCGGCCGACGCCAACCTTACCGTCGTGGATTTACACGCCGTTAAGGAAAGTATCGAGGGATTTGTTAATTTAATCTATCACGTTTATGACCAATCCGGAAAATCCGTGATTATGAAGCAGATGCTTTCGATGCCTCGTTTTCGTATTGAAGACGAGAAAAACAACACCGTCGAGGACAGCAACCGCGGTGGCTGGACCCTGGATCTGGGCCGGATGCGTTCTGAAATTGCAACCCTGATTTTCTGGAACTCTGTGTACCCGGGCATTTGTCCCGAAATTTATCTTTTTGACGAACCCGGTCGGATCATTGTGATGGAAGATTTAATGGAATTGAGCCTGCTCCGATTTGAGCTTTGCCGGATGGTAAAACACGGACACTTCACCAATAAAATTGGGGCGTTCTTTGCCCGAAATCTCTTTTACTCATCCAATCTTCACCTGACCAATTATAAAAAGTCCGAAGTGGAACGCTTTTTCACCAATCCCGAATATACCGCGCTGGTTGAGTTCCTTTTTCATGAAAATATCGGCGTTTCCTGGGAACGCGATATGATTCCCGGCACCGCCGAAAAAAGAACCGCACTGGTGGATAATCCTGCCATCCAGGCTGAATTCAAACGTCTGGAAAATAAATTCATGGAAGATAAAGAATGTCTCATCCATACCGACCTTCATAGCTCCAATATTATGATCAGTGCCGATGATGTCCGCATCATTGATGGCGAATTTGCCGGTTTCGGCCCGCTGGCTCAGGACTTTGGGCGTCTGACTGCCAGTTTATCCCTTAACTATGTTTCGTGGTTTGGCGATACCGACCGCACCGCTGAGGAAAAGGCCGATTTTCATAACTACCTGCTAACCACCATTGAGGATCTTTATTCCACCTTTCAAAATGAATTTCGGCAACTGGTGGATACCCATCGGGAAGAAAGTTATAGTCTAAAAACTCTGGATGTGGAGGCCTATCTCATCGACCAACTCCAGAATGCTCTGTCTTATACCGGAGTCAACATCATGTCGCGGTTGGCCAACCGGGGAATCTGTTATGATCTGCTAAGACTCCCTGAGGCAAACCGATTGGTACCATGCTTATTGGGACTGGATATTTCCAAAGAGTTGATGCTCAATCACCGAAACTACACCACTATCAAAGAATATACCCAGTTACTGAAAAATCTGGTTTAACATTAACAACTAAAAACCACTGTTTTCGCAAAACGAAAGCAGTGGTTTTTTAATTTAAATAAATTTTTTGTACCCGGCCCCTCCTGATAGTCAGGTTCGTAGGAACGGTCATTGATCGCTCGGCAAACGTCAACCGTTAAATAAAGTACTCGCAATTACCCTTGGCATTATATTCCTTAACCAAATCAGCTAAAGTAATATGATCAACCACATCTTCAATTGCTACTTTAATCTTCTTCCAGACATCAACCGTCACGCAGCGATCGGCCCGATCACAGCTTCCCGGTTCATCCAGACAGGCAACTGGTGACAGTTCCCCCTCCATCAGCCGTAAAATCATCCCAACCGTATAGTCTTCGGGCGCATTTGCCAGTTGGTATCCGCCCTGGGAACCCCGGACACTCCGGACAAATCCAGCTCTTGAAATCTGAGTAATAATCTGTTCTAAATATTTTTCTGAAATCTCCTGACGCTCAGCAATTTTTTTGATGGGAATATATTCCCCAGTATTGTTAATCGCCAGGTCCAGCATTAGGCGCAAGGCATATCTGCCTTTAGTCGATATTTTCATGATGAGTATAACCCCGTTGACAAGTAGCGTTCGCCGGTATCTGGTAGCAACACTACAATGGTCTTTCCTTTGTTTTCCGGCCGTTTGGCAAGTTCTGTTGCTGCATATAAAGCTGCTCCAGAAGAGATTCCGACCAGTAAGCCTTCTTTTCGGGCAATGTCCTTTGATGTTTTAAAGGCATTGTCATTGCTAACCTTGATGATTTCATCATATACCTTGGTGTTTAACACCTTCGGAACAAAACCGGCGCCGATCCCCTGGATTTTATGCGGACCCGGATTTCCTCCGGAAAGTACTGGCGAAGCTTCTGGCTCGACCGCAACGACCTGTACACCTGGCTTCTTTTCTTTTAATACTTCACCAACTCCGGTGATCGTTCCGCCAGTGCCAATACCAGCTACAAAAATATCCACTTCACCATCGGTATCGTTCCAGATTTCGATGGCAGTTGTTTGGCGATGGATTTCCGGATTAGCCGGATTTTCAAATTGTTGAGGAATATAGGCGTTTGGAATGGTTGCGGCCAATTCACTGGCCTTGGCGATGGCGCCCTTCATACCCGTTGCACCTGGTGTCAATTCCAGCTCTGCACCCAAAGCGGAAAGCAGATTACGACGTTCCACACTCATGGTTTCCGGCATCGTTAAAATAAGACGATAGCCCTTTGCCGCGGCTACAAAAGCCAAACCAACGCCGGTATTGCCACTGGTTGGTTCAATAATTACGGTACCTTCCTTAATCAGGCCGGCCTTTTCACCCGCTTCAATCATCGCAAAACCAATCCGATCCTTGACTGAAGATAAGGGATTGAAGTATTCAAGTTTCGCCACCAGTTTTGCTTCCAACTCCAAACTTTTTTCATAATTGGATAATTCCAAAAGCGGTGTATTTCCGATTAAATCCGTTAGATTTTTTGCAATTTTAGCCATTTCATTGCCTCATTTCTTTTATTTTAATTTTTCAATTCATATCATTTCTATATGTTTTTATTATATGCCTCTGCCTTTTCTTTGTCAACTAAAAAATGCCGGATTTCTCCGGCATTTAAGACTTTAAATAAACACTCGTGTAGTACCGACACTTGTCAGTAACTTAATTTATTACACGTCTTTTTTTGAATGATGTTCCTTTGCTTCAGCTTCTACCCGAGTCCAGAAACGTTTTCCTTCCGGATGCGCTTCTTCACCGGCAACCTTGGCATACTCATTCAAAGCATTCCGTTGATCTCGGTTAAGCTTACGCGGTACTTCCACTTTAATGGTGATAAACTGATCGCCACGGCCATGGCCATTCACATTGGGAATCCCTTTTCCTTTTAGTCGGAATACTTTACCGTTTTGGGTTCCTTCTGGAATCTTCAGTTTAATCTTGCTGTCGATGGTGGGTACCACAATGCTGTCACCCAAGGCTGCCTGAGCATAGGTAATCGGCAGTTCATAATAGACATCGTCATCGTTTCGTTTAAATAAGATATCTTCACGAACACTGATATAAACAAGCAGATCCCCAGTACTTCCATGGTTTGGTCCGGCATTTCCCTGGCCTCTTAATGGCAGAATTGAACCGTCATCCACACCGGCAGGTATTTTAATATTGATGGTTCGTTCCTTGGATTCAACCCCAGCTCCATGACAGGTGGCACAAGGTTTATCAATGATTTTTCCTTCACCATGACACTTGTCGCAAGTATGAACCTGTTGAACTGTTCCAAATGGCGTTTGTTGCCGCACATAAACTTGTCCAGAACCACCACATTGATCACAGGTCTTAACAGAAGATCCCTTTTC
This window encodes:
- a CDS encoding BMC domain-containing protein, whose protein sequence is METEKKKRSIQEYVPGKQVTLAHIIAKPKNDIYIKLGLDDEAADAIGILTITPSEAAIIAADAATKAAPVEIGFLDRFSGSLVITGRVSDVKAAVTEILNTLNHILGFDIPKITYS
- a CDS encoding EutP/PduV family microcompartment system protein is translated as MASNKKRVALIGKIGSGKTTLMQRLNEEELKYSKTQMVSYYDDFIDTPGEFIELPFFSRQAINITMDAGLVILVNSCVDPQNAVPPNFVHTYNIPSIGVITKTDLGECNIKRSRNLLIYAGINPKHIYVVSSYNGEGIAELEAAIHHFMDPHRNK
- a CDS encoding phosphotransferase codes for the protein MTFDSYGNLTVTGVADYLKEKEIFPADANLTVVDLHAVKESIEGFVNLIYHVYDQSGKSVIMKQMLSMPRFRIEDEKNNTVEDSNRGGWTLDLGRMRSEIATLIFWNSVYPGICPEIYLFDEPGRIIVMEDLMELSLLRFELCRMVKHGHFTNKIGAFFARNLFYSSNLHLTNYKKSEVERFFTNPEYTALVEFLFHENIGVSWERDMIPGTAEKRTALVDNPAIQAEFKRLENKFMEDKECLIHTDLHSSNIMISADDVRIIDGEFAGFGPLAQDFGRLTASLSLNYVSWFGDTDRTAEEKADFHNYLLTTIEDLYSTFQNEFRQLVDTHREESYSLKTLDVEAYLIDQLQNALSYTGVNIMSRLANRGICYDLLRLPEANRLVPCLLGLDISKELMLNHRNYTTIKEYTQLLKNLV
- a CDS encoding Rrf2 family transcriptional regulator; this translates as MKISTKGRYALRLMLDLAINNTGEYIPIKKIAERQEISEKYLEQIITQISRAGFVRSVRGSQGGYQLANAPEDYTVGMILRLMEGELSPVACLDEPGSCDRADRCVTVDVWKKIKVAIEDVVDHITLADLVKEYNAKGNCEYFI
- a CDS encoding RsmE family RNA methyltransferase, which translates into the protein MHRFFIEPGQITEQSIVISGEDFKHITKVLRLGKDDVIEVCDSKGTDYQVVLNTPGDQTISGIIKERYPSLGENSELSVTLFQGLPKGTKMEVIIQKCVELGVAEIVPFSSMRAISQITDKKDKKIERWQRIAYEAAKQSKRGIIPAVKDPQTLKNVLKEVAHFDLLVLAYEDENKRSLKAALMEFEKKSEAGKCLKIGVIIGPEGGFDPQEAEACQAAGIISVSLGTRILRTETAGMVVLSQLNFWK
- the prmA gene encoding 50S ribosomal protein L11 methyltransferase, with the protein product MLWKEVQITTTLEAEEAVVNAFYDAGADGVAIQTLQDALLIQQDPKVNFVDESLLEIDPNVSIVRGYFSEVEDTEEAVHKLITSVKMLPSFGLDPGACEMMITEVEEEDWANSWKKFYKPTKMGKSIVIKPTWEEYEADGDEIVINIDPGMAFGTGTHETTQLCAIKLEEYIKPGDVVLDIGCGTGVLSLIAGKLHAKKVVAVDFDTLAVKIARENAELNDLGDMVEIREGNLLDVIDEQADVIVANILAAAIVELSGIIRPYLKENGIFISSGIIIDRLADVLNALEAENFKLLFVQQMGEWVGVVAQKRD
- the mtaB gene encoding tRNA (N(6)-L-threonylcarbamoyladenosine(37)-C(2))-methylthiotransferase MtaB; its protein translation is MNITQRKVAFMTLGCKVNTYDSEAMMEIFEGAGYAIVDFNQLADVYVINTCTVTHLGDQKSRKMMRKAKRMNPDAVICAVGCYVQVAPEEVEKIAEVDLMIGTKNRGDILTYIDTHLQDAQQRDFVSDIMDEKIFEPLMISEVKGKTRAFIKIQEGCNQFCTYCIVPFARGPVRSRKQEQIIDEVNRVIAMGYQEVIISGIHIASYGVDQSGIDTNDQNKTDLIGLLEALDQIDGLKRIRLGSLEPKYITPERLKRLAALESFCPHFHLSLQSGSDPVLKRMGRRYTTAEYLAIVDEIRAVFPLAAITTDIMVGFPGETEAEFNATLVFAKAVGFYQIHVFKYSRRSGTKAAAFKDQVDETIKNRRSHQLSDLSRELEEAFLKKNDGLVVEVLFEATHDEAGYEGHTKNYVPVFLKTDEKINGRIIKVRVSYSNRYSDKLIGESIY